One stretch of Odocoileus virginianus isolate 20LAN1187 ecotype Illinois chromosome 26, Ovbor_1.2, whole genome shotgun sequence DNA includes these proteins:
- the TNNC1 gene encoding troponin C, slow skeletal and cardiac muscles, which translates to MDDIYKAAVEQLTEEQKNEFKAAFDIFVLGAEDGCISTKELGKVMRMLGQNPTPEELQEMIDEVDEDGSGTVDFDEFLVMMVRCMKDDSKGKSEEELSDLFRMFDKNADGYIDLEELKIMLQATGETITEDDIEELMKDGDKNNDGRIDYDEFLEFMKGVE; encoded by the exons ATGGACGACATCTACAAGGCTGCG gTAGAGCAGCTGACAGAGGAGCAGAAAAATG AGTTCAAGGCAGCCTTTGACATCTTCGTGCTGGGCGCTGAGGATGGCTGCATCAGCACCAAGGAGCTGGGCAAGGTGATGAGGATGCTGGGGCAGAACCCCACCCctgaggagctgcaggagatgatTGACGAGGTGGATGAGGACG GCAGCGGCACAGTGGACTTCGATGAGTTCTTGGTCATGATGGTTCGGTGCATGAAGGATGACAGCAAAGGAAAGTCTGAGGAGGAGCTGTCAGACCTCTTCCGCATGTTTGACAA AAATGCTGACGGCTACATCGACCTGGAGGAGCTGAAGATAATGCTTCAGGCTACAGGTGAGACCATCACAGAGGACGACATTGAGGAGCTCATGAAGGACGGTGACAAAAACAACGATGGCCGCATTGACTACGATG AGTTCCTGGAGTTCATGAAGGGGGTGGAATAG